Part of the Plasmodium malariae genome assembly, chromosome: 9 genome is shown below.
AGTAAGCGGATTAAGTCACATATGGACAATTCACTTGATATTACTAATTTGTATCCTATACAGAATTATAGTAAGAAATATGACATAAATAAGACAGCAAAAACGGATGAccttaataataatgtaagaGAAAGTTTCCTGTACAgcgaattaaaaaatgtagattATTCTGAACATGGTAATAATTGGAATATAGGAATGTGTAAAAGGGGAAGACATCAATCCCCTGTAGATTTGCATTTACATGGTTTAAAAGAAAGagaattgaaaaatataacagacgtttatttaaatttattttatgatgaTGATTATGCATGGAATAACTATAACAAACCATGGATGAAGggtgatatattttatttttatgaatacttaataaaaaaattagtaattaATAGAAGGGACAATATGTTTCAAATAAAAGCTGCTAATAATGGAATTACTCCCTTTGGAGTATTATTTACTACTGATGAGCCATCTATGTTTTATGCTGATCAGATACATTTTCATTCCCCGAGCGAACATACATTTGAAGGATCAGGAAATAGAAGAGAAATTGAAATGcaaatatttcataatacAAATGATTCATATGAATATGATGAAGAAGTATGGAATGGGTTACCTATACAAAAGAAAACTCATATGaataacaatttaaaaaataacaacaggaaagaagaaaataattaccATTCATacattattacttttttaatgaatagtTTATCTAATCAACaattacagaaaaaatatagtaaaagaaaaaaaaaaagaaacatgaaaaaacaaTATCAGGTTATATCAGTAACTTTTACTAGTGCTGAGATTAATAAATCAACTATTACCAGTTTTGAAAAATTACCTTCcgaaaaatttttaagaacTATATTAAATGCATCCAGAAAAGTTCTTGTAGGGtcaggtaaaaaaaaaaaaaaaaaattctgctAAAATGGCTAGCTGCACAATAAACATATCAACTGCGTTATTTGTATCGTCAAAGTTACTTTTTCTGAGGTTAAATCGTGTAATCTCGACtgaacatatatgtataaataccCACTTCTGCATTTGTTGGTTTTCATCCACCATGAGTGTTGATTTCGCCCCATTTCATCAGTCGCATCCCATTTATTCAATTATGCAAttacgtattttttttttttttttttttttttttttttactcctATACTTTTCTTCCTTTACAGAGCCGATGCTAGTACAGTTGGATGAAGAACTAAATTTGAACTCCCTAATGATGATGTTAAATATTGAAGACATGGAGTTCTTAGCATACCATGGGTCATCTACTTTACCGGAATGTGAAGAAAATGTACATTGGAAGGTGGCAAAACAAGCTTTGCCTGTATCAACAGAAACTATATtaaacttttataaaatgctTAAAAAGAATACAAGTAATTATAAAGGTAGTGAAAATGATAATTACcgaaatttgaaaaatgtaCAAGATGATCTACAAAATTATGGTAAGATATACATAATTCAAGGTTTTCCTATTCAAGTGCTAATATCTTCAGCCTTATCTACTTATGAAGacaaagaaattattaatattattaaggaagcatatataaaatccttttcttcatatatatacctcagttactttcttttatttattttatttttataactctGGAACAGTATGCACTTTTGTCTATTTGTCTACTAATACACTCATGTGCTGTTATATTTGCTAAAATGTAATTTTCCCTTTAAGTTTTTTGGTGGTTCTCCCATAAAGGGACTGacaattacttttatttcataGTATTTAAATTCacaaatgaattaaaaaaaataaaataaaataaaataaaatgtatccTTATTTTTCTACCAACTCAGTGTTGACAGTCTAAATATAAATCTTAATATTaaatcttaatttttttcttttcttttctctcATTTTCTTATCTCatctattctttttttttttttttttttttttttttattgcataTAATATGTGTGCAAAAAGTAGCatgcaaatatttatttattttattacatttattcttTTGGTTTTAAGATTTCAGCGTATGTTATCATTTATCAATTGCATTTTGCTGTAGCTCCCTACGCGAATACAACTGTTCATACATACTCACACACACGGATGTACAATCGTTGGCGCAATAATGCTCATCGGTTTTCCCATGTGTATCACtgtcgttttttttttcccatttgagggattatttttatttatttttttttttaaagaacaatttgatatttatataaattattcgaTTTTTCTTTATGTTTAATAATTCAGTAATATAAATCCAATGTAACAAagaataaaagataaaaaaaaaatgaataaataatttataaagaaaGCTAATTTCCACGGgtctacaaaaaaaacagaaatcAAGAAAtctgatataataaatggcTGAATGAAAAGGTTTACCAttacgtaaatataaataaaaagcaaaatgcTTAACAGTATTTTGCCTTTTAGTTTTACATCCATTTTTTTGGGAAAATAAAATCGAATGATGGAAGATGAGGGGGGGGGGTGAggaaaaaatggtaaaaaatgGTGTAAACAAAGAGAAACAATTTTCGATTTCCTATTTTGTTATCATTTTAAATTTGTAATGTCACCCCCAAAGAAAAGTTTTACTCTCTGTATAATTGAATCTTTATTGGGATCAAAGGGCTTATCCTTTGATGGGATCTCCAGAACTGTTGGCAGAATTTTATCGTGTAAATCAACTAGGTACCTTATTTCGTCAGCGATCTgcaaataggaaaaaataaaagaaaagaaattaaaaataaaagaaaagaaattaaaaataaaagaaataaaaaaaaaaaaaaaaaaaaaaaataaaggaatttCACACTATactcttttctttttgataTGTACGTCTCCCCTATCAAATTAAGTGTTTTCTTTAATTTGGTGCATTTTATAATGTAACATTTTACACAAAGTTATGCTATTTAATCTTAGGAAAGGTTGACTCGTATTTGCAGCTAAATGTTTCCCATTAtcttttctgttttttcgtttttcgtTTTTCGCTTTTCGCTTTTCGCTTTTCGCTTTTCGTTTTTCGCTTTTCGCTTTTCGCTTTTCGTTTTTCGCTTTTCGTTTTTCGCttttcgcttttttttttttttttttttttttttttcttaaaattacCTGTTGATTCATCAATATAACTCCGCAATCATTTTTTGATGTGTACTCTTTAAATACTTCTTCAATTTCTGCTTTATTCGTTTCTTAAAAAgggaagaaaataaatgcatGAAATTCTTTgttgttatatttacataatattttgcggtaaaaataatcatttcGAGTATTCAAAAGGAGGAAGAGGAAAATACTTTTACAATTCTTAGCACAATCATAGTTCAcaaaagtataatttttatcaaattgcaatttttcaaaaatttatttacgtATTTGCGCAATAtactgttttttttcttttatccatcctttatattatattacttgagtttacaataaaaaaattttttttccctaaACCATCCCTAAAGCCAATACCAGCTAATAAAAAACCTACTACAGAATCCTGTCAAGACAACAGTTAAGGAATGCATATAAACGTGTGTTCAAGTGCCAAATATGGCAAAATTTTCATGCACACATAATTACTTAAAAAGTGGAAATACTCGcacttgtatatataaaacaggGTGCATACTATTACATATAAAGCTACTACACTGATTTCCGCTACTACACTACGGACATGTATACTATTACACACATagcaaatatgtatattcacGCATTCCCAATATATGCATatcacatataaaaaaatgtttattattttttttttctttattcctAACTTCATCCcctatgatatatatttttaagtctGTTTCGTTGAAAAATTTGTGTCTTCTTGTCGtcattatacatacatatatatatatataatatatatatatatatatataatacgataattatatatctttcctttctattttcatttatacaaacaaaaaaaaaatttacaaatatgaTCAATTGATATTTCATAAAGTTAACACACACAGACTATTAACATTTAAAAGAGGAGTAAAATGAACAAGGGGAATTTACAATAAttggaataaaatattttctctttCGGATGAACTCACACGCTTAAAACAGAagtaattgaaaaaaaaaaaaaaaaatataaaataaatataatatgataaaataatgaaataaaatataaaaaaaataaataataaaataaaggaaaaggTAATAAACCTTAACGTACTGTTTT
Proteins encoded:
- the PmUG01_09049200 gene encoding V-type proton ATPase subunit F, putative, with the translated sequence MTTRRHKFFNETDLKIYIIGDEDSVVGFLLAGIGFRDGLGKKNFFIVNSKTNKAEIEEVFKEYTSKNDCGVILMNQQIADEIRYLVDLHDKILPTVLEIPSKDKPFDPNKDSIIQRVKLFFGGDITNLK
- the CA gene encoding carbonic anhydrase, putative translates to MKNLLLFVISLYFCGYKLCNYVNHRLLLEVSYGQVNELVFPPNLEYMMSDVGGENLKRENKKNEKKGENDNSSNNSSNRSSNPSSNPSSNPSSIRSSNPSNYPSSNRSTNSKNNLMHRSGNSGEGYSRRAGRKDALNLTSSKKRGTNYDNENYQMFFDKEHNGEETDILKINKDKLKNRKKKKRNGKKRDKWMQFLNKDKYIHYEKKLKDDKSEENNSKRIKSHMDNSLDITNLYPIQNYSKKYDINKTAKTDDLNNNVRESFLYSELKNVDYSEHGNNWNIGMCKRGRHQSPVDLHLHGLKERELKNITDVYLNLFYDDDYAWNNYNKPWMKGDIFYFYEYLIKKLVINRRDNMFQIKAANNGITPFGVLFTTDEPSMFYADQIHFHSPSEHTFEGSGNRREIEMQIFHNTNDSYEYDEEVWNGLPIQKKTHMNNNLKNNNRKEENNYHSYIITFLMNSLSNQQLQKKYSKRKKKRNMKKQYQVISVTFTSAEINKSTITSFEKLPSEKFLRTILNASRKVLVGSEPMLVQLDEELNLNSLMMMLNIEDMEFLAYHGSSTLPECEENVHWKVAKQALPVSTETILNFYKMLKKNTSNYKGSENDNYRNLKNVQDDLQNYGKIYIIQGFPIQVLISSALSTYEDKEIINIIKEAYIKSFSSYIYLSYFLLFILFL